A single window of Nicotiana tomentosiformis chromosome 1, ASM39032v3, whole genome shotgun sequence DNA harbors:
- the LOC138903613 gene encoding uncharacterized protein: protein MNGHRTGDCRHFLDEVATLLKNGHLREVLSDRVRNNYGHHRDNAESLKAGEEIPCRTINMIFVGNEINGVTFLVAKKTKVSITHSKRLREDDITCMEEDAHRLLLEHNDALVISLDVLDFKIKRVLVDLGSSANIIQWRVLEQAKLTESIIPVTKLLVRFNLASVTTRGEILLLTNTEEVMRKTLLEVMDGDMGYNIILGRPWLHEMKVSPSTYHQLLKFPMPEGIKQIRGDQASTRKINAISVYSSKGKERTACQLQEPASTPELEKVIPGAESSEQYQVLIRRSLNAKWSISCGKI from the exons ATGAACGGTCACCGGACAGGGGACTGCCGACATTTTCTGGATGAGGTGGCAacgctattgaagaatggtcatctccGAGAAGTCCTGAGTGATCGAGTTAGGAACAATTACGGCCACCACAGAGATAACGCGGAATCCTTAAAAGCAGGAGAAGAAATCCCATGTcgaacgatcaacatgatctttgtggggaacgagattaacggggtcacctttttggtggcaaagaagactaaagtatcgataactcacaGCAAAAGACTCCGGGAGGACGATATCACTTGCATGGAGGAAGACGCACACAGATTGCTGTTAGaacacaacgacgcactggtaatctctttagatgtgttagattttaaaattaagagaGTTCTAGTAGATctaggaagttcggctaatatcatacaatggagagtattggaacaaGCTAAACTCACTGAAAGCATTATTCCGGTGACAAAACTCCTCGTTagattcaaccttgcgagcgtgacgACCCGGGGAGAGATCTTGCTGCTCACGAATACTGAAGAAGTAATGAGAAAAACTCTCTTAGAAGTaatggatggtgatatgggatacaacatcatcttaggaaggccatggttacacgagatgaaagtttcACCTTCAAcgtatcaccaattgctgaagtttccgatgcccgaaggaatcaagcagataagaggtgaccaaGCGTCAACGAGGAAGataaatgcaatctcagtttacagtagcaaagggaaggagcgcaCGGCATGCCAATTACAGGAACCAGCATCTACTCCCGAGTTAGAAAAGGTTATTCCAGGGGCAGAATCGtcagaacaatatcag gttcttatcagaagatcgttgaatgcgaagtggtcgatttcctgtgggaaaatataa
- the LOC138903633 gene encoding uncharacterized protein — protein sequence MDHNLSVQKLQSSSKTSKIKRITSSPYHLSANGQAESTNKVIIQNLKKRLEAAKGKWPEELPGVLWAYRTMAKSSTGETLLSLVYSDEALILVEVSEPTLRYSQTNEESNDKAMLINLELLEGRRDLEHVRMEAQKQRMERYYN from the coding sequence atggaccataatttatcggtgcaaaagttacaaagttcttcgaagacctcaaaaataaagagaatcacatcCTCGCCTTATCATCTtagcgcaaacggtcaagcggagtcaacaaacaaagtgatcattcaaaacctgaagaaaaggttggaagcagcaaaaggaaAATGGCCCGAAGAGTTGCCCGGAGTTctgtgggcctaccgaacaatggcCAAATCAAGTACAGGAGAAACTCTTTTGTCCCTCGTGTACAGTGATGAAGCCCTAATCCTGGTTGAAGTGagcgaacccactttgagatattctcaAACAAATGAAGAATCGAACGACAAAGCAATGCTAAtaaacttggaactgctcgagggaCGCAGGGACTTAGAGCATGTAAGAATGGAAGCTCAAAAGCAGAGGATGGAGCGATATTACAATTGA
- the LOC138903598 gene encoding uncharacterized protein: MDFIDGLPKVKGYEVIMVVVEMLSNHNQRQRYSVLEQFLAGDICFTRSTSVQLNMSSAYHPQSDSQTEVAPLIHLPYIPGEFAASEVDNILTSGELKLQLLKHHLSRAQLRMKNEADKHMSDRSFQVGDWVYLKVQPYKQTTISSQPYQKLAAKFNGPFQVTKSIGSVPIHFYFQHQSKSI, from the exons ATGGATTTCATTGATGGTTTACCAAAGGTTAAAGGGTATGAAGTTATCATGGTAGTTGTAGAGATGTTGAGCAA CCATAACCAGCGACAAAGATACAGTGTTCTTGAGCAATTTTTGGCAGGAGATATCTGCTTTACAAGGAGTACAAGTGTACAACTCAATATGTCATCAGCCTACCACCCACAATCTGATAGTCAAACAGAAGTG GCCCCTCTTATACATCTTCCATACATTCCTGGTGAATTTGCTGCAAGTGAAGTGGACAACATTCTCACTAGTGGGGAACTCAAACTTCAACTCCTCAAACATCATTTATCTAGAGCCCAGCTAAGAATGAAGAATGAGGCTGACAAACACATGAGTGACAGATCCTTCCAAGTTGGAGATTGGGTGTATTTGAAAGTTCAACCCTATAAGCAGACAACCATATCTTCTCAACCATACCAGAAACTAGCTGCTAAGTTCAATGGACCATTTCAGGTGACCAAGAGTATAGGTTCTGTCCCTATACACTTTTACTTCCAGCATCAGTCAAAATCCATCTAA